The following are from one region of the Halarcobacter sp. genome:
- a CDS encoding transporter substrate-binding domain-containing protein, with the protein MKLINLSFLLIIILTTNLFSHTNLNLTQEEKDFLDNKTPLKLHNELNWPPFNYNENGVAKGFSIDYMNLLAKKLNIDVEYISGPSWDQFMNMLQTGDIDAMINISKNSERSKTIEFTSIFHTAVNAIYVKEGHENIDSLEKLKNKTIIMPKGFFAQKAIEKYYPEIKQILVKDSLEALKELSLGKADATIGKKNVIDYIIAQNNISGIIPTNYVDDNRMVSLIRIGVAKKNKILKEILEKAQKSVTDTELLNLKRKWFGTKDITPIAKNFFNKDELNYIANRKVFRVCTRDDIKPIEFKENDDYKGIVIDILEKIKDLTNMRLDHIDTLSWYDAKQYLKSGKCDFISTVTNSSDLIDFANTTKTFLNYKLAIITQNNKPVVSSLNNILDKTIALKQNSELIPFIKSLNPDIKVIYASSHRKALEAVSSGQAYFALEPLPIASYYISKYAMKNLYISRYTNMSYSVNMAVNKDNTRLLNILNKSLNLITENQYKEISDKWTTISFGTIFDFKYFWETVTILFLLISIVAYRHYILDKLNKELTQANEEIENKTIELAKQKLLFENIYNKSADGVILLNNGILSSCNESAIRILQYKENELLNKTIDELSPPKQPCGVSSKQRAEEYINKSLKDGVVNFEWVFTNGSNENLWAEIVFTAIEIEERKVIHGVIRDITNRKFLEQKLEDLNTNLEKKVKEEIEKNEINTQQLIQQSRLAQMGEMISMIAHQWRQPLSAISATTNNLVLKMIIEDEIDKKYFDTELKLITDYSQYLSSTIDDFRNFFKSDKEKVVFELNDIIEKSLSIIKTSLDARSISLIKNLDNNYNLYTYPSELQQVILNLLKNAEDALIDKKDFDRKIYINTYKKDEKTVVINIADNGGGIKESIIEKIFDPYFSTKNKKDGTGLGLYMSKIIINEHCNGNLKVTNKDNGAVFSIELPVLQRKEKRNVE; encoded by the coding sequence ATGAAACTAATCAATCTAAGCTTTTTACTAATCATAATATTAACTACAAATTTATTTTCCCATACAAATTTAAATCTTACTCAAGAAGAAAAAGATTTTTTAGATAATAAAACTCCTTTGAAACTACACAATGAATTAAACTGGCCCCCTTTTAATTATAATGAAAATGGTGTAGCAAAAGGTTTTTCTATAGATTATATGAATCTTTTAGCAAAAAAACTTAATATAGATGTTGAGTATATTTCAGGTCCTTCATGGGATCAATTTATGAATATGCTACAAACTGGTGATATTGATGCTATGATTAATATCTCAAAAAACAGTGAAAGATCAAAAACAATTGAATTTACCTCAATATTCCATACCGCTGTAAATGCAATATATGTAAAAGAAGGCCATGAAAATATTGATTCCCTTGAAAAACTAAAAAATAAAACTATTATTATGCCAAAAGGATTTTTTGCTCAAAAAGCCATTGAAAAATATTATCCAGAGATAAAACAAATTTTAGTAAAAGACTCATTAGAAGCTTTAAAAGAGTTATCTCTTGGAAAAGCTGATGCTACAATTGGAAAGAAAAATGTAATTGATTACATAATTGCCCAAAACAATATTTCTGGAATAATTCCTACAAATTATGTTGATGATAATAGAATGGTTAGTTTAATACGTATAGGTGTTGCTAAAAAAAACAAAATATTAAAAGAGATACTAGAGAAAGCACAAAAAAGTGTTACAGATACTGAATTATTGAATCTAAAAAGAAAATGGTTCGGAACAAAAGATATAACACCAATAGCAAAAAACTTTTTCAACAAAGATGAACTTAATTATATAGCTAATAGAAAAGTTTTTAGAGTGTGTACAAGGGATGATATAAAACCTATAGAGTTTAAAGAAAATGATGATTATAAAGGTATTGTTATAGATATTCTTGAGAAAATAAAAGATTTAACTAATATGAGACTAGATCATATAGATACTCTATCTTGGTATGATGCTAAACAATATTTAAAATCAGGAAAATGTGACTTTATCTCTACAGTTACAAATAGCAGTGATCTTATAGATTTTGCAAATACAACAAAAACTTTTCTTAACTATAAATTAGCAATTATTACCCAAAACAATAAACCTGTAGTTTCAAGTTTAAACAATATTTTAGATAAAACAATTGCTTTAAAACAAAACTCAGAACTAATACCTTTTATTAAATCCCTTAACCCAGATATAAAAGTGATATATGCAAGTTCCCATAGAAAAGCATTAGAAGCAGTAAGTTCTGGGCAAGCTTATTTTGCTTTAGAGCCACTTCCTATTGCTTCATACTATATATCTAAGTATGCTATGAAAAATCTTTATATCTCAAGATATACAAATATGTCATATAGTGTAAATATGGCTGTAAATAAAGATAATACAAGATTATTAAATATATTAAATAAATCATTAAATCTAATTACAGAGAATCAATACAAAGAGATTTCAGATAAATGGACAACTATCTCTTTTGGAACTATTTTTGATTTTAAATATTTTTGGGAAACTGTAACTATTTTATTTTTATTAATATCTATAGTTGCTTATAGACACTATATTTTAGATAAATTAAATAAAGAATTAACCCAAGCAAATGAAGAGATTGAAAATAAAACAATAGAATTGGCAAAACAAAAACTGCTTTTTGAAAATATATATAATAAATCTGCAGATGGAGTTATTTTACTTAATAATGGGATTTTATCAAGTTGCAATGAGTCTGCCATAAGAATATTACAATACAAAGAAAATGAACTTCTAAATAAAACTATAGATGAATTATCTCCACCAAAACAACCCTGTGGAGTAAGCTCAAAACAAAGAGCAGAAGAATATATCAATAAATCCCTAAAAGATGGGGTTGTAAATTTTGAATGGGTTTTTACAAATGGTTCAAATGAAAACCTTTGGGCTGAAATAGTTTTTACAGCTATAGAGATTGAAGAAAGAAAAGTTATTCATGGCGTAATTAGAGATATTACCAATAGAAAATTTCTAGAACAAAAACTTGAAGATTTAAATACAAATCTAGAAAAAAAAGTTAAAGAAGAGATAGAAAAAAACGAGATAAATACACAACAACTAATACAACAAAGCAGACTAGCACAAATGGGTGAAATGATCTCTATGATTGCACACCAATGGAGACAACCCCTTTCTGCCATATCAGCAACAACAAATAATCTTGTATTAAAAATGATTATAGAAGATGAGATAGATAAAAAATATTTTGACACAGAGCTAAAACTTATAACAGATTATTCACAATATCTTTCTTCTACTATTGATGATTTCAGAAACTTTTTTAAATCAGATAAAGAAAAAGTTGTATTTGAACTAAATGATATAATTGAGAAATCATTATCTATAATTAAAACCTCTTTAGATGCAAGATCAATATCATTAATAAAAAATTTAGACAATAACTATAATCTTTATACCTACCCTAGTGAATTACAACAAGTGATATTAAACCTTCTAAAAAATGCTGAAGATGCCTTAATAGATAAAAAAGACTTTGATAGAAAAATTTATATAAATACTTATAAAAAAGATGAAAAAACTGTTGTAATTAATATAGCAGATAATGGTGGTGGAATAAAAGAATCTATAATCGAAAAAATATTTGACCCCTATTTTTCAACTAAAAATAAAAAAGATGGTACAGGGCTAGGACTATATATGAGTAAAATAATTATTAATGAACACTGTAATGGAAATCTAAAAGTTACAAATAAAGACAATGGTGCTGTTTTTTCAATAGAATTACCAGTTTTACAAAGAAAAGAGAAAAGAAATGTTGAATAA
- a CDS encoding diguanylate cyclase codes for MLNNIKDLLIFSKNLNVLFVEDNKDVQVQLFKLFNNFFPNIDEASDGEIALEKYNNFKKENNKYYDLVITDISMPKLNGIDLSKCLIEKNPNQLILVISAHTESDKLLELLNIGIYKFIQKPIEYEILVNTLSSVISKIKRETSYIELENKYKEIKNDNIILNKLATTDKLTSIYNRRYIDNKLFESFQKIDSYNLQHLSIIFLDIDNFKSINDTYGHIIGDKVLTTIATLLKSNVEKENIVGRWGGEEFIIICENYDTQKSCILANKIKDKIANNFFEEVEKVTASFGVASYEKGENITSLIQKADYNLYQAKEQGKNRVCC; via the coding sequence ATGTTGAATAATATAAAAGATCTATTAATTTTTAGTAAAAATCTTAATGTCTTATTTGTTGAAGATAATAAAGATGTACAAGTTCAATTATTTAAATTGTTTAATAACTTTTTCCCTAATATTGATGAAGCCAGTGATGGGGAAATTGCTTTAGAAAAATATAATAACTTCAAAAAAGAGAACAATAAGTACTATGATTTAGTTATTACAGATATAAGTATGCCAAAACTTAATGGTATTGACTTATCGAAATGTTTAATAGAAAAAAATCCAAATCAACTTATCTTGGTTATCTCTGCACATACAGAATCAGATAAACTTTTGGAATTATTAAATATAGGTATTTATAAGTTTATTCAAAAGCCAATAGAGTATGAAATTCTAGTAAATACCCTATCTTCTGTTATAAGTAAAATTAAAAGAGAAACATCATATATAGAATTAGAAAACAAATATAAAGAGATAAAAAACGATAATATTATCTTAAATAAACTAGCCACTACAGATAAACTTACATCAATATACAATAGAAGATATATAGACAATAAACTTTTTGAATCTTTTCAAAAGATAGATAGTTATAATTTACAACATTTATCAATTATATTTTTAGATATAGATAATTTTAAAAGTATCAATGACACTTATGGACATATAATTGGAGATAAGGTTCTTACAACTATAGCAACCTTGCTTAAATCGAATGTAGAAAAAGAAAATATCGTTGGAAGATGGGGAGGAGAAGAGTTTATCATAATATGTGAAAATTATGACACACAAAAAAGTTGTATTTTAGCAAATAAAATAAAAGATAAAATTGCCAATAATTTTTTTGAAGAGGTAGAAAAAGTTACAGCAAGCTTTGGTGTTGCTTCATATGAAAAAGGTGAAAATATCACAAGCTTAATACAAAAAGCTGATTACAATCTTTACCAAGCAAAAGAACAAGGTAAAAATAGAGTTTGTTGTTAA
- a CDS encoding response regulator transcription factor produces MNQEKLKKIINITKKLNVLYLEDNIDVREQTLKMLNLFFDNILVGVNGNEGLSIFKEKNKYESSSLDLIITDIEMPEIDGISMINKIREIDKKIPILIFSAHSRTDYFLKTIDAGIVGYVLKPYNAEQISNSLMNLIEKEDLSSLNEHVLPLENGFVWNDEENALFKNEEIIKLTKSEIKLFKLFSNSKGSLKTYEEIESYVFDDLTSNSKRVRNLMSRLKTKLGYELFESIYGHGYKLNFKND; encoded by the coding sequence ATGAATCAAGAAAAATTAAAGAAGATTATCAATATTACAAAAAAATTAAATGTATTATATCTAGAAGATAATATTGATGTTAGAGAACAAACTCTAAAAATGCTAAATCTTTTTTTTGATAATATTCTTGTTGGAGTCAATGGAAACGAAGGTTTGTCTATATTTAAAGAAAAAAACAAATATGAATCTTCTTCATTGGATTTAATTATTACAGATATAGAGATGCCTGAGATTGATGGTATTTCAATGATTAACAAAATTAGAGAAATAGATAAAAAAATTCCAATACTTATATTTTCAGCTCACAGTAGAACAGATTATTTTTTAAAAACTATTGATGCTGGTATTGTAGGGTATGTTTTAAAACCTTACAATGCAGAGCAGATTTCAAATTCTTTGATGAATTTGATTGAAAAAGAGGATTTATCAAGTTTAAATGAACATGTCTTACCCTTAGAAAATGGTTTTGTTTGGAATGATGAAGAGAATGCTCTTTTTAAAAATGAAGAGATAATAAAATTAACAAAATCAGAAATAAAACTTTTTAAACTTTTTTCCAATTCAAAAGGTTCACTTAAAACTTATGAAGAAATTGAATCTTATGTTTTTGATGATTTGACTTCAAATAGTAAAAGAGTTCGAAACCTAATGTCAAGATTAAAAACAAAACTAGGTTATGAACTATTTGAATCAATCTATGGTCATGGATATAAACTAAACTTTAAAAACGATTAA